The following are encoded in a window of Harmonia axyridis chromosome 7, icHarAxyr1.1, whole genome shotgun sequence genomic DNA:
- the LOC123684224 gene encoding chorion class CA protein ERA.5-like yields the protein MNALILATFACLAVASASPSGLGAVIAGPAGIVSGHAIPGAIGLGGIGALGGVGLGLGAGLVAPHAGAVIAGPSAVVAGAGLAGPVAVAAPALAVGGVGAITAGGGAISATGHGAAVRGPPTAPVVVSGPSGTVAADGLWGPTANIGGPGALGAIGHGIIGHGAIAHLG from the coding sequence ATCCTCGCCACCTTCGCCTGCCTGGCAGTAGCCTCCGCCTCCCCATCAGGCCTAGGAGCTGTTATAGCAGGACCAGCAGGAATTGTATCAGGACACGCCATTCCCGGTGCCATCGGCCTTGGTGGTATTGGTGCTCTTGGTGGAGTTGGTCTAGGATTAGGAGCTGGACTCGTAGCCCCTCATGCAGGAGCAGTCATCGCAGGACCTTCCGCTGTTGTTGCAGGAGCAGGTCTAGCTGGACCTGTTGCCGTAGCAGCACCAGCTCTCGCTGTTGGAGGAGTAGGAGCCATCACCGCTGGAGGTGGCGCCATCTCCGCCACTGGACACGGAGCTGCCGTCAGAGGACCACCAACTGCCCCAGTTGTTGTATCTGGACCCTCAGGAACTGTAGCTGCTGATGGTCTCTGGGGACCAACCGCAAACATTGGAGGACCTGGCGCTCTTGGAGCTATTGGACATGGAATCATCGGTCATGGAGCCATCGCCCATTTGGGTTGA